One window of Nymphaea colorata isolate Beijing-Zhang1983 chromosome 11, ASM883128v2, whole genome shotgun sequence genomic DNA carries:
- the LOC116263524 gene encoding DDT domain-containing protein PTM → MDSGNGMAAGRKRERGSGEELKGVASVEGKGRAERRGRRFVGGYVMKDFPGHGVFLGKVVSFGAGLYKVWYEDGDCEELDYDELCRISVEKSEFDEAIMSRKKSLDQLVYSGKLVNATPGGRGRRKAMVSHPGLGDESSRSGFNSEPESMVVDRAEEVLSNDGRPGRKRKRRKVADKADTKVGTVLEDRQVELQSRCSTNFEIDSSVILEKTASMPTSPCGPLVYTDGGTRAFSDGRSEHCVDREADSYSDSCESEDPVNGNTSPVDSEIVLPPPPSLPPSSTDIDVPLESIAELFSVYNFLRSFSRQLFLSPFSFNEFVASLSFGSANSILDAVHVSLLRALKRHLETLSSKGNVLESRILRHLDWSLLDALTWPVFLAEYLLVSGAISKMKMKITGANFLDGEYYASSVSTKLRILQILCDDVVISAELMAELDMRAEKETLKENDADPSCPTEGSFADVYPERANCPSVRLDTPGCTVNSVYSSQHPSKVSCYSNSLDGKADIPVVDTENTAHDGNSDECCLCGMDGMLVCCDGCPSAYHSRCVGINKAYLPEGSWFCPECVVDKMGSTSSRIGKGLAGAELFGVDPYGRAYFGTCNYLLVLEDSLNQETPLRYYNVDDIPAILTALCLSEQYSSMYSGICKGISQYWEISPPLGKALNLVNGFASLGTQAEKEDVNRTAIAAEQNALISTKVEIDSYRNHMSESLNTHKALVDHQYACNGSGGYGSSMDSLSRGDLSGVQQSVGGTCGEPVKEESVASEVRVHRTFDQFVDDNAFQISNPTIDEYQNLKVDPVTAVSVHLPTDGFCQYQQQEDKIPIMMGSATCASGSQVRLTCGARMVKYVTLGGSYQKVDFVPSSYTNQYIHGDIAASAAANLAIIAAEDNKNSSNNASSNPRKFASSNIALQMKAFLGAATYFFWPGLEKKSTEIPRDRCGWCISCQFAVNNSNYRKGCLLNAATLNSVKGASKVLGGGPRPVKNNVGPIVAVAAYVLHIEESLHGLITGPWLAAAYRRQWRKQVEQASSCSNLKFLLLELEKNIRLVAFSGSWIKQADDWSAEASAKEKSVISVRPTQKHGPGRRGKRSSGASGSTYDSTESNSNDFHWWCGGSLSKQVLQKGVLPSVRAKKAARQGGFQRIPGVFYSESADIPRRSRCIAWRSAVEMVKSISQLALQVRYLDAHIRWNDLHRPEQVPQDAKGAQVEAFAFSRVVLSAKAVVNNETRYMLDFRAQGDPPARILKNVIQADQGQGGKCKYWFSEYHIPLYLIQEYEGRICPTSTKKPLMLSNKHQMNQSISFHKDIFSYLIQKLDMPERLFCKQCQKDLLPKVLVKCGSCQGSFHRNCVMVTSIIGEQLETTVTCYACYGNEQNRQNHLGQDYSGSGVVQGQMNSLNRPYYQPARPYMNPLVPAPFSSTQMHTEATAAPTRHLKSCKKVGDSSTFGLILKRNKTHKPAVDFWNKNVLRGGNQNADMSTGPVCSLCHKPYNPSLLYVRCEFCENWFHGEAVQLVESLINDVIGFKCCRCRKKCVPICPFADVQTKKRWKRNGKRGGCEEFLAAQELEEMPNVTLGDHMISVDGTEAEDDPLLFSLGKVEPVIDQSFSGVSIFDNSGQAYRSPQKLPVRRRHIQEENGYPDNYSLAGAPMYREEKGSTMEFSQVEWPFSAASYCEDEEMMLGDNLVDCENTALDDMQYEPQTYFSLTELLASEGNEAENTTNVSMDATDNWHTYASAFETNGVVDAEGCLQPGVSPDSSFLLAPCGICALSDPAPDVPCEICGFLVHSTCLPYAISEDGWKCGSCES, encoded by the exons ATGGATTCGGGGAATGGCATGGCTGCCGGCAGGAAGCGGGAGAGAGGCAGCGGGGAAGAGTTGAAGGGGGTGGCGTCGGTCGAGGGCAAGGGGCGGGCGGAGCGACGTGGCCGTAGGTTTGTCGGTGGATATGTTATGAAGGATTTTCCTGGGCACGGAGTCTTTCTAGGGAAGGTGGTCTCCTTCGGGGCTGGGTTGTACAAGGTTTGGTACGAGGATGGGGACTGCGAAGAACTGGATTATGATGAACTCTGCAGAATTTCCGTGGAGAAAAGTGAGTTCGATGAGGCGATAATGAgtagaaaaaaaagtttggatCAGTTGGTTTATTCGGGCAAGTTGGTTAATGCTACTCCTGGTGGTCGAGGCAGACGCAAGGCTATGGTTTCACATCCAGGTTTGGGCGATGAAAGTTCGAGAAGTGGTTTTAACTCTGAACCTGAATCTATGGTTGTAGATAGAGCAGAAGAAGTCCTTTCTAATGATGGAAGGCCTGGTAGGAAACGCAAGCGACGGAAGGTGGCCGATAAGGCAGACACAAAAGTCGGTACGGTGTTGGAGGACCGACAGGTAGAACTGCAAAGTAGATGTTCTAccaattttgaaattgattcCTCGGTGATCCTAGAGAAGACTGCTTCGATGCCTACATCTCCTTGTGGACCTTTGGTATATACAGATGGTGGTACTCGTGCATTTTCAGATGGAAGGTCTGAACATTGTGTTGATAGAGAAGCTGATTCATATAGTGATTCTTGTGAGTCTGAAGATCCTGTTAACGGAAACACATCGCCTGTTGACAGTGAGATAGTCCTTCCACCGCCTCCTTCTTTGCCTCCATCTTCTACCGATATAGATGTCCCACTTGAATCGATTGCAGAACTCTTTTCTGTTTACAATTTCCTTCGGTCATTTAGCCGTCAGCTGTTTTTGAGTCCCTTCAGTTTCAACGAGTTTGTGGCTTCACTTAGTTTTGGTTCTGCCAACTCCATCCTTGATGCTGTTCATGTGTCCCTCCTGCGGGCTTTGAAGCGTCATCTTGAAACACTCTCTTCCAAGGGAAATGTTCTTGAATCAAGAATTTTGAG ACACCTTGATTGGAGCCTTTTAGATGCATTGACTTGGCCAGTTTTTTTAGCTGAATATCTTTTGGTATCTGGAGCTATATctaaaatgaagatgaagattaCTGGTGCCAATTTTTTAGATGGAGAATACTATGCTTCATCTGTGTCCACAAAACTGAGAATCCTGCAAATCCTCTGTGATGATGTTGTCATATCTGCAGAGTTAATGGCTGAGCTAGATATGCGTGCGGAGAAAGAAaccttgaaagaaaatgatgctGATCCAAGTTGTCCTACAGAAGGCAGTTTCGCAGATGTTTATCCTGAGCGAGCAAACTGTCCTTCTGTTAGGTTAGATACTCCAGGTTGCACTGTTAATAGTGTTTATTCTTCTCAACATCCTTCTAAGGTGTCGTGTTATTCCAACTCCTTAGATGGGAAGGCTGATATTCCAGTTGTTGACACGGAAAATACTGCCCATGATGGAAATAGCGATGAATGCTGCCTTTGCGGCATGGATGGGATGCTGGTTTGCTGTGATGGATGCCCTTCTGCATATCATTCACGATGTGTAGGTATAAATAAAGCTTATTTACCAGAAGGATCGTGGTTTTGCCCAGAGTGTGTTGTGGATAAGATGGGATCTACTTCATCACGTATAGGGAAGGGTTTAGCTGGTGCTGAGCTCTTTGGCGTTGATCCTTATGGCCGTGCATATTTTGGCACATGCAATTATCTACTAGT ACTTGAAGATTCATTAAATCAAGAGACACCTTTGAGATATTACAATGTGGATGATATTCCAGCTATCCTTACAGCACTTTGTTTGTCTGAGCAATATTCTTCCATGTACTCTGGTATATGTAAAGGAATTTCTCAATATTGGGAGATTTCACCACCCTTGGGAAAGGCATTGAATTTAGTAAACGGTTTTGCTAGTTTGGGCACTCAAGCTGAAAAGGAAGATGTCAATAGAACTGCAATTGCTGCTGAACAAAATGCTTTAATCTCGACTAAGGTGGAGATTGATAGTTACAGAAACCATATGTCTGAAAGTCTTAATACCCACAAGGCATTAGTGGATCATCAATATGCCTGCAATGGGAGTGGGGGTTATGGTTCCTCCATGGATTCATTGAGTAGGGGTGATCTTTCAGGCGTCCAGCAATCTGTTGGTGGGACTTGTGGAGAGCCTGTTAAAGAGGAATCTGTGGCTTCAGAAGTTAGGGTCCACAGGACATTTGATCAATTTGTTGATGACAATGCATTTCAAATAAGTAATCCTACCATTGATGAATATCAAAATCTCAAAGTGGATCCTGTGACAGCTGTTTCTGTTCACTTGCCAACTGACGGCTTCTGTCAATATCAGCAGCAAGAAGACAAAATACCAATCATGATGGGGTCAGCTACATGTGCATCTGGAAGTCAAGTGCGGCTTACTTGTGGTGCCAGAATGGTGAAATATGTTACTTTGGGGGGATCATATCAGAAGGTTGACTTTGTGCCTAGTTCCTACACAAACCAGTACATCCATGGTGATATTGCAGCCTCTGCTGCTGCTAATCTGGCTATTATTGCTGCTGAGGACAACAAAAACTCTAGTAATAATGCTTCTTCTAATCCTAGAAAATTTGCTTCTTCAAATATTGCGTTGCAAATGAAAGCATTCTTGGGAGCAGCAACCTACTTCTTTTGGCCTGGTTTGGAGAAGAAGTCTACAGAGATTCCTAGGGATAGATGTGGATGGTGTATCTCATGCCAATTTGCTGTGAACAATAGTAACTATAGGAAAGGATGCCTGTTAAATGCTGCTACCTTGAATTCAGTGAAAGGAGCCTCAAAGGTTCTTGGTGGTGGCCCCCGTCCTGTTAAGAATAATGTGGGTCCTATTGTGGCAGTTGCTGCCTATGTTCTACATATTGAGGAAAGCTTACATGGCCTAATAACTGGTCCATGGTTAGCTGCAGCTTACAGGAGGCAATGGCGAAAGCAAGTTGAGCAAGCATCTAGCTGCAGCAACCTAAAGTTTCTTTTGCTTGAG CTGGAGAAGAATATACGTCTTGTAGCATTTTCTGGTTCTTGGATTAAACAAGCAGATGATTGGTCGGCCGAGGCTTCAGCAAAGGAGAAATCTGTCATTTCTGTTCGACCAACTCAAAAGCATGGTCCAGGTAGAAGGGGCAAAAGAAGTTCAGGAGCTTCCGGAAGCACATATGACTCTACCGAATCCAATTCAAATGATTTTCACTGGTGGTGTGGGGGAAGTTTATCCAAGCAGGTATTGCAGAAAGGGGTTTTGCCTTCTGTTAGAGCAAAAAAGGCAGCTAGGCAAG GTGGTTTTCAGAGGATACCTGGTGTCTTTTACTCTGAAAGTGCTGACATTCCGAGAAGAAGCAGGTGTATTGCTTGGAGATCTGCAGTTGAAATGGTAAAGAGTATATCTCAGCTGGCGCTGCAG GTCAGATACCTTGATGCTCACATTAGGTGGAATGATCTCCATCGGCCTGAGCAGGTTCCTCAGGATGCGAAAGGGGCACAAGTGGAAGCTTTTGCTTTTAGTCGTGTAGTTTTATCTGCAAAAGCTGTTGTTAATAATGAAACAAGGTATATGCTAGATTTTAGGGCTCAGGGAGATCCTCCGGCACGGATTCTGAAGAATGTGATACAAGCTGATCAAGGCCAAGGTGGCAAGTGTAAATATTGGTTTTCTGAATATCATATTCCACTTTACCTCATTCAAGAATATGAAGGAAGGATTTGTCCAACTTCTACCAAGAAGCCCTTGATGTTGTCAAATAAGCATCAGATGAATCAGTCTATCTCATTCCACAAAGACATTTTTTCTTACCTCATTCAGAAACTGGACATGCCTGAGAGGCTCTTTTGCAAACAATGCCAGAAAGATCTGCTGCCAAA GGTTCTTGTCAAATGTGGATCTTGTCAAG GTTCTTTTCACAGAAACTGTGTAATGGTGACATCCATTATCGGGGAACAATTAGAGACTACAGTTACTTGCTATGCATGTTATGGCAATGAACAGAATAGACAAAACCACCTTGGCCAGGATTACTCTGGATCTGGTGTAGTTCAAGGACAGATGAACAGTTTGAATCGGCCATATTATCAACCTGCGAGACCATATATGAATCCCTTGGTACCTGCTCCATTTTCAAGCACTCAAATGCATACGGAGGCTACTGCTGCACCTACACGTCATCTAAAATCATGCAAGAAAGTTGGTGATTCTTCGACGTTCGGTCTTATATTGAAGAGAAATAAGACCCATAAGCCTGCTGTTgacttttggaacaaaaatgTTCTACGTGGAGGGAACCAAAATGCTGATATGTCTACTGGACCTGTTTGTTCTCTCTGCCATAAGCCATACAATCCATCTCTTTTATATGTCAGATGTGAATTTTGTGAAA ATTGGTTTCACGGTGAGGCTGTCCAGCTTGTGGAAAGCCTTATTAATGACGTGATAGGATTTAAATGTTGTAGATGTCGAAAGAAGTGTGTGCCCATATGTCCATTTGCTGATGttcaaactaaaaaaaggtggaaaaggaatggaaagcGAGGAGGCTGCGAAGAATTTTTGGCTGCACAAGAGCTGGAAGAAATGCCCAATGTAACTCTTGGAGACCACATGATATCTGTCGATGGCACTGAAGCTGAGGATGATCCGCTCCTTTTCTCTCTTGGAAAGGTTGAACCTGTTATTGACCAATCCTTTTCAGGGGTGTCCATTTTTGATAACTCTGGACAGGCATACAGAAGTCCACAAAAACTACCTGTCAGAAGGCGCCACatacaagaagaaaatggatatCCAGATAATTATAGTCTTGCAGGTGCTCCAATGTACAGAGAAGAGAAGGGAAGCACCATGGAGTTTTCTCAGGTAGAGTGGCCATTTTCAGCTGCAAGCTATTGTGAGGATGAAGAGATGATGCTTGGTGATAACCTGGTTGATTGTGAAAATACTGCCCTTGATGATATGCAGTACGAGCCTCAAACGTACTTCTCACTCACAGAGTTGCTGGCATCTGAAGGCAATGAGGCTGAAAATACCACTAACGTGTCAATGGATGCAACGGACAACTGGCATACATACGCTTCCGCTTTTGAAACTAATGGAGTAGTCGATGCAGAAGGGTGCTTGCAACCTGGCGTTTCCCCTGACTCGTCTTTCTTGTTAGCTCCTTGTGGAATTTGTGCCCTCAGTGACCCAGCACCTGATGTCCCGTGCGAGATTTGTGGATTTCTAGTGCACAGTACGTGTCTGCCCTATGCCATTTCAGAGGATGGGTGGAAATGCGGATCCTGTGAAAGTTAA
- the LOC116264516 gene encoding uncharacterized protein LOC116264516: MVTEASWFRLAGLNHVASALRTPWKKRHGGEKAVVGVLAFEVASLMSKIVHLWNSLSEKQIVGLRDELLALEGVKKLVSENEEYLLGLACAEMIDNLAFVVRSISLLGKKCTDVALQGFEHVFDDLVKNGVDLCNWEYTLKKMEKKAKKMERLISLTANLYQELEVLSELEQGTRRTPGMDDPNRGNTPECQRKVQWQRQVVKYLKESSLWNKTFDVIVKLLARSAVTTLMRIREVFGLGDYNLLNPFLASRSDDPLASGSYHRSVSVSAIAPLWFSSEINWARFSSGPLGKAVARSGPLPGSRLSVEQQHRNQKEHRYFFSPATKNLAPSRPFRGCVSGGIDTLSMASDCGSPLPNARACNGSQVREKDGHFGFQSTGNCLSIFSSKRKLLSPPPSSLGGAALALHYANVIILIEKMAQSPHLIGPDARNDLYSMLPSSVRVSLRSRLKSYANNLITSVYDPPLAAEWRDALARIIGWLAPLAHNMIKWQSERSFEQQHICSKTNVLLLQTLYFADKEKTESAITELLVGLNYLWRFQRELNAKALIECMSNGSFDDTMDSKA; the protein is encoded by the coding sequence ATGGTCACGGAGGCGTCCTGGTTCCGCCTCGCCGGGCTCAATCATGTGGCTAGCGCTCTAAGAACGCCGTGGAAGAAGAGGCATGGCGGAGAGAAGGCGGTCGTCGGAGTGCTGGCCTTTGAGGTGGCCAGCCTCATGTCCAAGATCGTCCATCTCTGGAACTCCTTGTCGGAGAAGCAGATCGTTGGGCTCAGGGACGAGCTGCTGGCCCTAGAAGGCGTCAAGAAGCTCGTCTCTGAAAATGAGGAGTATCTCTTAGGCCTCGCCTGTGCTGAGATGATCGATAATTTGGCGTTTGTAGTTCGATCAATCTCCTTGCTAGGGAAGAAGTGTACCGACGTCGCCCTACAGGGGTTCGAGCACGTCTTCGATGATCTCGTCAAGAATGGTGTCGATCTCTGCAACTGGGAGTACACAttgaagaagatggagaagaaggcgAAGAAGATGGAAAGGCTGATTTCTCTCACGGCTAACCTCTACCAAGAATTGGAGGTCCTGTCCGAGCTCGAACAAGGAACGCGGAGGACGCCGGGAATGGATGATCCCAACAGGGGAAACACGCCCGAGTGCCAGAGGAAGGTTCAGTGGCAGAGGCAAGTGGTCAAGTATTTGAAGGAGAGCTCATTATGGAACAAGACCTTTGACGTGATCGTGAAGCTTCTGGCGAGGTCGGCCGTGACGACTCTGATGAGGATCAGGGAGGTATTTGGACTCGGCGACTACAATCTCCTGAATCCTTTTCTCGCTTCGAGATCAGATGATCCTCTAGCCTCCGGTTCATATCATCGCAGTGTCTCTGTGTCTGCAATAGCGCCATTGTGGTTCTCTTCAGAGATCAATTGGGCAAGGTTTTCTTCCGGCCCTCTCGGAAAGGCGGTCGCGAGATCCGGGCCGCTGCCTGGTTCCAGGTTGAGTGTTGAGCAGCAGCATCGCAACCAGAAGGAACACAGATATTTCTTTAGTCCTGCGACCAAGAATCTTGCTCCAAGCAGACCTTTCAGAGGGTGTGTTAGTGGGGGGATCGATACCTTGTCGATGGCCAGTGATTGTGGGAGTCCCCTTCCCAATGCTAGAGCTTGCAATGGCTCTCAGGTTAGAGAGAAAGATGGCCATTTTGGCTTCCAGAGCACGGGTAATTGCCTTTCTATCTTCAGTTCCAAGAGGAAGTTGCTGAGCCCTCCTCCATCGAGTCTTGGTGGTGCTGCTCTTGCGCTGCACTATGCAAATGTTATTATTCTGATAGAGAAAATGGCGCAATCCCCACATCTGATAGGGCCGGACGCAAGGAACGATCTGTACAGCATGCTTCCCTCAAGCGTAAGAGTTTCTCTGAGGTCGAGGCTAAAATCTTATGCCAACAATCTGATCACCTCGGTGTATGATCCTCCTCTTGCTGCAGAGTGGCGGGACGCTTTGGCGAGGATAATAGGATGGCTGGCGCCACTGGCTCACAACATGATCAAGTGGCAGTCGGAACGCAGCTTTGAGCAACAACATATTTGTTCCAAGACAAATGTTCTGCTTCTGCAGACGCTCTATTTTGCAGATAAGGAGAAGACTGAGTCTGCCATTACTGAGCTTCTTGTTGGTTTGAATTATCTTTGGAGGTTTCAGAGGGAACTAAATGCAAAAGCTTTGATAGAGTGCATGAGCAATGGAAGCTTTGATGACACCATGGACTCGAAGGCATAA